From the Solanum stenotomum isolate F172 chromosome 4, ASM1918654v1, whole genome shotgun sequence genome, one window contains:
- the LOC125861731 gene encoding delta(12)-fatty-acid desaturase FAD2-like: MGGGGNMSSKIEEKKNDVAKRVPSSKPPFTIGDIKRAIPPHCFERSLIKSFSYLIQDLILVSIFYYIANTYFHLIPSPYSYVAWTIYWIAQGCVGEGIWILAHECGHHGFSDYQWVDDTVGLILHSALLTPYFAWKHSHRRHHSNTASIENDEVYKPRIKSKLRWYYKYLNNPLGRLLILAFTLTFAWPLYLLFNVSGKKYDRFASHYYPYSPIYSDRERLQIYISDAGVIATTYLLYRATMIKGLAWVFCIYGVPLLIVNGLVVFITLLHHTHSSLPHYDSTEWDFLRGALATVDRDYGFLNKVFHNVTDTHVLHHIFPYISHHHAVEATKAIKPLLGEYYKFDDTPILKAMWRDINECIFVEKEKDKGIYWYKNKI; the protein is encoded by the coding sequence ATGGGAGGTGGTGGTAATATGAGcagtaaaatagaagaaaagaaaaatgatgttGCGAAAAGAGTTCCATCTTCAAAGCCGCCTTTTACAATTGGTGACATAAAGAGGGCTATCCCTCCCCACTGCTTTGAACGATCTCTTATTAAGTCGTTCTCGTATCTTATTCAGGATCTCATACTTGTCTCCATCTTTTACTACATTGCCAACACTTACTTTCACCTCATTCCATCCCCATATAGTTATGTAGCATGGACTATTTACTGGATTGCTCAAGGTTGTGTTGGGGAAGGAATATGGATCCTTGCTCATGAATGTGGACACCATGGCTTCAGTGATTACCAATGGGTAGATGACACCGTTGGTCTTATCCTCCACTCTGCACTTTTAACACCATACTTTGCATGGAAACATAGTCATCGTCGTCACCATTCCAACACTGCTTCCATTGAGAATGATGAAGTCTACAAACCAAGAATTAAATCAAAACTAAGATGGTACTACAAATACTTGAATAATCCACTAGGAAGACTACTCATACTTGCCTTCACCCTTACTTTTGCATGGCCTTTGTACTTGCTCTTCAATGTCTCAGGAAAAAAATATGACCGTTTTGCAAGTCACTATTATCCATATAGCCCAATATATAGTGATCGTGAGAGACTACAAATCTACATTTCAGATGCAGGTGTCATTGCAACAACTTATTTGTTGTATCGCGCTACTATGATAAAAGGCCTAGCTTGGGTTTTTTGCATCTATGGGGTACCCCTTCTTATTGTCAATGGGCTTGTAGTGTTTATCACTCTTTTGCACCACACTCACTCTTCATTGCCACATTATGATTCAACTGAGTGGGATTTTCTAAGGGGAGCTTTAGCTACAGTAGATAGAGACTATGGTTTCTTAAATAAGGTGTTTCACAATGTTACTGATACACATGTTTTGCATCATATATTTCCATACATATCACATCACCATGCAGTTGAGGCAACAAAAGCTATCAAACCATTGTTGGGAGAATACTATAAATTTGATGATACACCAATTTTAAAGGCAATGTGGAGGGATATAAATGAGTGCATCTTTGTGGagaaagaaaaggataagggTATTTATTGGTACAAGAACAAGATTTGA